A region from the Tachyglossus aculeatus isolate mTacAcu1 chromosome 5, mTacAcu1.pri, whole genome shotgun sequence genome encodes:
- the LOC119928287 gene encoding extensin-like, whose product MRPASGTLPTVALNRPSDPRMRRDDGRAPPPTAFNRPSDPRMRRCDGRAPPPADFNRPSDPRMRRASGSPARPSTPTASPSPPAHAPRLRDPAYRCPQPPLRPAHAPRRRASPAQRSPQPPLRPRMRRCDGRAPPPADFNRPSDPRMRRDDGRAPPPASLNRPSDPRMRRCDGRAPPPADFNRPSDPRMRPAAGHRPALSPSTAPPTRACAAQAAAQPAHRRRTPHRAHPRTRRASGSPAPRSPQPPLRPAHAPRRRASPAQRSPQPPLRPRMRRADGEPRPPADFNRPSDPRMRRDDGRAPPPTAFNRPSDPRMRRCDGRAPPPADFNRPSDPRMRPAAGHRPALSPSTAPPTRACAAQAAAQPAHRRRTPHRAHPRTRRASGSPAPPQPSTAFPTAHAPRQRASPAQRSPQPPLRPRMRRADGRAPPPADFNRPSDPRMRRDDGRAPPPTAFNRPSDPRMRRCDGRAPPPADFNRPSDPRMRRASGSPARPSTPTASPSPPAHAPRLRDPAYRCPQPPLRPAHAPCRRTSPAPPPTSTAPPTRACAAPTGEPRPTQPSTASPTAHAPCRRTGPAPCRLQPPLRPAHAPRKRQPSPPIDAGRLTEPTRACAPPLGALPPVALNRPPDPRMRRADGRAPPPAALNCLSDRACALPTYEPRPPPTSTAPPTSACAPPPDTALPLVTLNRPSDPRMRRPDGRRPHHAPQGAPPNTALNRPSAVRMRHCVRHASRGVGSSRRTCASWNRPRGLPQLPRACATALQGAPPIASRNSPATLRMRHSARSPPPPRGRASLRLREPRPWPPSTPPPLCACATPPTPLLSTTHAPPRLKEPRPRSSAMAPPLRMRHSARFPPSG is encoded by the coding sequence atgcgccccgcctcAGGGACCCTGCCTACCGTTGCCCTCAACCGCCCCTCCgacccgcgcatgcgccgcgacgACGGTCGAGCCCCGCCTCCCACCGCCTTCAACCGCCCCTCCGACCCGCGCATGCGCCGCTGCGACGGacgagccccgccccctgccgacTTCAACCGCCCCTCCgacccgcgcatgcgccgcgcaagCGGCAGCCCAGCCCGCCCATCGACGCCTACCGCCTCACCGAGCCcacccgcgcatgcgccccgcctcAGGGACCCTGCCTACCGTTGCCCTCAACCGCCCCTCCgacccgcgcatgcgccgcgacgACGGGCGAGCCCCGCCCAACGCAGCCCTCAACCGCccctccgaccgcgcatgcgccgctgcGACGGAcgagccccgccccccgccgactTCAACCGCCCCTCCGACCCTCGCATGCGCCGCGACGACGGTCGAGCCCCGCCTCCCGCCTCCCTCAACCGCCCCTCCGACCCGCGCATGCGCCGCTGCGACGGAcgagccccgccccccgccgactTCAACCGCCCCTCCgacccgcgcatgcgccccgccgcCGGACACCGCCCCGCCCTGTCACCCTCAACCGCCCCTCCgacccgcgcatgcgccgcgcaagCGGCAGCCCAGCCCGCCCATCGACGCCGGACGCCTCACCGAGCCCACCCGCGCACGCGCCGAGCCTCAGGgagccccgccccccgcagccCTCAACCGCCTCTCCGACCCGCGCACGCGCCGCGCCGACGGGCGAGCCCCGCCCAACGCAGCCCTCAACCGCctctccgaccgcgcatgcgccgcgccgaCGGcgagccccgcccccccgccgacTTCAACCGCCCCTCCgacccgcgcatgcgccgcgacgACGGTCGAGCCCCGCCTCCCACCGCCTTCAACCGCCCCTCCGACCCGCGCATGCGCCGCTGCGACGGacgagccccgccccctgccgacTTCAACCGCCCCTCCgacccgcgcatgcgccccgccgcCGGACACCGCCCCGCCCTGTCACCCTCAACCGCCCCTCCgacccgcgcatgcgccgcgcaagCGGCAGCCCAGCCCGCCCATCGACGCCGGACGCCTCACCGAGCCCACCCGCGCACGCGCCGAGCCTCAgggagccccgcccccccgcagCCCTCAACCGCTtttccgaccgcgcatgcgccgcgccaaCGGGCGAGCCCCGCCCAACGCAGCCCTCAACCGCctctccgaccgcgcatgcgccgcgccgaCGGGcgagccccgccccccgccgactTCAACCGCCCCTCCgacccgcgcatgcgccgcgacgACGGTCGAGCCCCGCCTCCCACCGCCTTCAACCGCCCCTCCGACCCGCGCATGCGCCGCTGCGACGGacgagccccgccccctgccgacTTCAACCGCCCCTCCgacccgcgcatgcgccgcgcaagCGGCAGCCCAGCCCGCCCATCGACGCCTACCGCCTCACCGAGCCcacccgcgcatgcgccccgcctcAGGGACCCTGCCTACCGTTGCCCTCAACCGCCCCTCCGACCCGCGCATGCGCCGTGCCGACGGAcgagccccgcccccccgccgacTTCAACCGCCCCTCCgacccgcgcatgcgccgcgccaaCGGGCGAGCCCCGCCCAACGCAGCCCTCAACCGCCTCTCCGACCGCGCATGCACCCTGCCGACGtacgggccccgccccctgccgacTTCAACCGCCCCTCCgacccgcgcatgcgccgcgcaagCGGCAGCCCAGCCCGCCCATCGACGCCGGCCGCCTCACCGAGCCcacccgcgcatgcgccccgcctcTGGGAGCCCTGCCTCCCGTCGCCCTCAACCGCCCCCCCGACCCGCGCATGCGCCGTGCCGACGGCCGAGCCCCGCCTCCCGCCGCCCTCAACTGCctctccgaccgcgcatgcgccctgcCGACGTAcgagccccggcccccgccgacTTCAACCGCCCCTCCGACCAGCGCCTGCGCCCCGCCGCCAGACACCGCCCTGCCTCTTGTCACCCTCAACCGCCCGTCCgacccgcgcatgcgccgccccgACGGACGCAGGCCCCACCATGCGCCTCAGGGAGCCCCGCCCAACACCGCCCTCAACCGCCCCTCCGCTGTGCGCATGCGCCACTGCGTCCGCCACGCCTCCCGTGGGGTGGGGTCTTCCAGGCGGACCTGCGCCTCATGGAATCGGCCCCGTGGCCTCCCTCAGCTACCCCGCGCATGCGCCACCGCGCTTCAGGGCGCCCCGCCCATAGCCTCCCGCAACAGCCCCGCCACTCTGCGCATGCGCCACTCcgcccgctccccgccccccccccggggccGCGCGTCACTGCGCCTCAGGGAGCCCCGCCCATGGCCACCTTCAACGCCCCCAccgctctgcgcatgcgccactCCGCCTACCCCACTCCTCAGCACCACGCATGCGCCTCCGCGCCTAAAGGAGCCCCGCCCACGGTCCTCTGCAATGGCCCCAccactgcgcatgcgccactCCGCCCGCTTCCCGCCCTCGGGGTAG